From one Rhopalosiphum padi isolate XX-2018 chromosome 2, ASM2088224v1, whole genome shotgun sequence genomic stretch:
- the LOC132922599 gene encoding lipase member H-B-like, whose translation MKFVTTITAVVLPLVLLFEIKPINARILRSIWQSLTSNKPAENYNAPVSQDNAARSEDIDQPGDLDDRSLFVDGTSLDFVFWNSDLGNNKSIIFEFGNEKQIIEYWIRGKPLIVITHGWRGSDEDDKGVFAIKTAYVDIGGFNIITADWNRVAKNLLYPMPAYLTVQVGSIIAKLLENFVNLAVIDPSDIHVIGHSLGAHVSGACGAAFSLGKIGRITGLDPAGPGFEYVSLRSDHLDSTDATFVDVIHTATGTAGYSKPLGHADFYPNEGKPPQPGCLESYKPSAFVNLIGCSHSRSHQFYTDSIYHRYSMIATECPSWDEYTSGECKNNSKSPMGHDADPKASGLFYLETNGVAPYGMSTATP comes from the exons ATGAAATTCGTAACAACTATTACTGCAGTAGTTTTACCACTGGTCCTGCTGTTTGAGATCAAGCCGATCAATG CTCGTATTTTGAGATCCATTTGGCAAAGTTTGACCAGTAATAAGCCGGCCGAAAATTACAACGCCCCGGTTTCTCAAGACAACGCAGCCAGAAGTGAAGACATCGATCAGCCTGGAGATTTAGACGATCGATCATTATTTGTCGATGGCACCAGTTTAGATTTTGTCTTTTGGAACTc agaccttggaaataataaatcaataatatttgaatttggcAATGAGAAACAAATAATCGAATATTGGATTAGGGGTAAACCTTTAATAGTCATAACGCATGGATGGCGTGGATCAGATGAAGACGACAAAGGAGTGTTTGCTATAAAAACCG cATACGTGGATATTGGAGGATTCAATATTATCACCGCAGACTGGAATCGAGTGGCAAAAAACTTACTGTACCCAATGCCGGCCTATTTAACCGTTCAGGTGGGTTCAATAATCGCAAAATTGTTGGAAAATTTTGTTAACCTTGCGGTGATTGACCCGTCTGATATTCATGTTATTGGCCATAGTCTCGGTGCGCATGTGTCTGGGGCATGTGGTGCTGCATTCAGCCTTGGGAAAATTGGCAGAATTACAG GTCTAGACCCAGCTGGTCCTGGATTCGAGTACGTGTCATTGCGTTCAGACCATTTAGACAGTACTGATGCAACATTTGTGGACGTGATCCATACGGCAACGGGGACAGCTGGATACTCAAAACCCTTAGGACATGCCGATTTTTATCCAAACGAGGGGAAACCCCCTCAACCGGGATGTTTAGAATCATATAAGCCGAGCGCGTTTGTAAATCTCA TCGGTTGTAGCCATTCCAGATCGCATCAATTTTACACAGATTCCATTTACCATAGATACTCCATGATAGCTACAGAATGTCCTTCGTGGGACGAGTATACGAGTGgcgaatgtaaaaataatagcaaaagTCCTATGGGACATGACGCAGATCCAAA AGCAAGTGGACTTTTTTATCTGGAGACCAACGGCGTTGCCCCTTATGGAATGTCGACAGCTACACCATGA